The segment CCCCCTGCGAAGTTGAAATCGGAACAAAGCCATCGATTGCGACGATTGAGACGATGTCTAACCCGATTACGTGAAAAATGAATTGAAAGCATACACAAAGCAGATTCTCGATTTGAATCTTGCAGATGTTAATTTGAGGAACGGACGGTTGCCTTTATTAATTGACATCAGATTGTCGTCGACGTTGCCTCCACCACCATACCATCGCCACGGCCGCCACTTCTCTTTAATTCAATTTGCAATACACTACGATACAGGTATTTGTACACATTTATCAATATTTACTTacacatgtatacataatatcaTACATACTACAATTTCCCCATTTTTGTATTCCGCCTTATTACTGGATGTCTGTTTTTGATCAAACAATTCACCTGTTACGAACCGATAACTCGCCGTTCTAGTCTATACATACGTTTCACTATTTTGTTATGAGTACGGAATGTGCACATAACATGTTTGATGAATTGCCACTCAATCAAAATCTTGGCTAGTTCATTTATATCTAGAATGAAATCATTCCAGTAGAACACACACACATTTGAGAACTGTATCCTGTGTATTTTTCAGAGTATTAGCTACAAAGGGTGGTAGATATGGAATTCTGCCCGACTTATGGGATGTTGTTGAAGTATGAGTTGCCAAATTTGCATCTTCCTGCTAGATTTTTCTGCCCCACATGTCCATATGTTGGCCAAATAGAGCAGAAGGTAATAAATTTATCAATTTATCATACTCAATCATGCAATATTGCAACAcatttttttccttttccttattGTTAAATGCATCTTTTTCTTCCCTTTTATAGGTCGGATCAAAAGAAAGCAATGTTTGGTTAAAAAGGAGATTGACCCCATCATCACCCAAGATGACATGAAGAATGCACCAAAAATAGATCAAGGTATTTATATGCTTCACAATTTGAATAAATTGGTGCACTTTTTCTTTTTGCAACTTTAATTTATGATGTTCTTTGTCTCTTGTAGCCCGGATTGTGGTCACAACAAGGTTGCATACATCAAGTTTCAAACAAAGCCAGCTAATGAACCCCTGACAATAAACTTCACCTGTGAGAAATGTGGGAAATGTTGGCGTGAGGACTAAAATTCAAACCAAGGGAAACCTGCATTTTTTTGCCTCAAAtattgaatcaaagtgtttctaTTATACTTTTGGTACTAATGAAATAAAGGTATGATTTTGTTTATCTGTTTTACCTTTTTGCTAACAAACATGAATCTACAAATGCTACTAAAATTCAGAATTCAGCTTCATGGTTCAAAAGATGAGGAAAAAAAGGTCCATTTATCAGatattgtgatttacatgtgaatcacttgtgatttacatgtgaatcacttgtgacaCATGTGAATCAtttgtaatttacatgtgaatcacatgtaattcacatgtaaatcatctTAATTATTTATTCTTTCTAACCAAATAGTTTATTTTAACTCCTAATATATTGAGCTtcatgaatcacttgtgattacaTGTGaaacacttgtgatttacatgtgaatcacttgtgattcacatgtgaatcacttgtgacacatgtgaatcatttgtgatttacatgtgaatcacatgtaaattaTCTTAACTATTTAGTTTTTCTAACCatatagtttattttaatttgtttcattttagcaatatatcacaagtgaatcacatatgaattacatgcgattcacatataaatcacaagtgaatcacatgtaattcacaagtgattcacatatgaattacatgtgattcacatgtaattcacatgtaaatcacaagtgactCACATATGAGTTACATATAATTCATAGGTAATTTACATAAAAATCACATGAaattcacaagtgattcacatatgaattacatttgattcacatgtaaatcacaagcgaatcacatgtaaatttcatatgaattacatgagattcacatataaatcacaagtgaatcacatatgaattacgtctatatgcacacatatatttttgtgagcttcttgcattaattagtttttaaaaaaatttcttgTAGCTTTGGAAGAGTTTGGAgaaaatattgaagaggtgaaaatgataaattaaagaaaatatggaaatattgacACGGAGACATGAAAACACTTCGAAATTTTgtagtattttttatttttttaatattttattttgtatcaaatAAAATACATGTACTATGGTGTTTAtagattattaaataaaaaatggaTTTTTTATATGATTACTTACGAATACTATAGTATAAGAAAGATACATATATGTACttgaaaaatatgcatatatgcaattaaaatgttgatttttttttgctaaaaaaatagagttttttttttaatattctagtttttttttaatttattgatttttaaaagttactttaaaaaatgcagtttttttttaaaaaaattgcagatttttttaaaaaaaatgcagcttttttgaaataaaatgaagtttttttataaaaaaatgcagtttttttataaaaaaatgcagctcttttataaaaaaaaatgcagtttattttaaaaaaaatcagttttttttaaaatattattttaattaaaaaatgaaaaaaatctccattttttttaaaaaatcaaaaattatttttaaaaaaaatcggaatttgatttattatgtttatttttagaatttttaattaatatttccaataacaaaaaaaattaaacattaaatgagaccggtaagatgacgatcatgtcCATAATGAGTTTATTTTGATCCAACGCTCCACCTTTAGTTCTCAGGTTCTCGGGAAAGTATGAGTTCTCAATGGAtctcaaccatatatatatatatatatatatatatatatatatatatatatatatatatatatatatatatatatatatatatatattaaaactatgTTGTTTTTGGTTATTGATTTTGTGTGAAAGAAAGTACCAAACTTGTGAAATTTTTTTGTCGAATAAAATGTTAAAACCCTTATTTTTCCATAGCCCTTTATCGACCGGCATTTCCATCCGCCACCACCAACCACCCCTTTTTCCTCCTCCATTCTCTCTCTTCACCGGAAAGTTGTATCAGACACCACCGATTCATTCATCACACATCgattcatcaatgaagacgatggaATGAGTAATTCACCAAAAAACAATTTCATAGAAATCAGAATTCATCAAAAAAGATTTCCGTGAAATCAGAAATCATTTCAGGGAATTTAGCGAAATCACAATTGATAAGGAATTAGGTTTGACATCGTTTTAAGTTAACCAGCCCTTTTTTCTTCCTTGTACCTTACCACATTTAAGTTAACAATTTCCATGATGATTGTTGTTAGTCCTTCGATTCTTCCCAACATATTGAATCACAAAGATTCATCTTATTTCCATTTGAGGTTTTTTATCATCAAATTTTCTTAATTTTTCTGGTTATCACGTGTTTCTATTTTATCTTTTTACATTGAGATGTTTAATCGATAGCAAGTTTATTTTTATGTTGATTTCTATATATTCATCTTATTTCAGAGAAATGTTTATGGGAGTATACACCAGGTGTGTGATTAAATGCCTTAGTGAACTTTTCAATCAGCTAGTGTAGGTAACCATGCTTTACATAGGTTGGGATGGTGTttgttttctaataaaagaacaATCATTTAACTAATTTGGATTCTAGTGTTCATTTCCATGAAGTAAAACGAACCTATTTCATCCAAAAGAATTGAAAAACACTTACTCATATACCAAAATTTGTAATACTTTGTTGACTTGAATCTATTATTATATAACAGTTAAAATTACACAACTGCCTTTTCAATTGCTTTCTATTTCCATGAACCAATTGCCTTTCAATTCCATTCTTTGATCTTTGCAATCTCAGTCTCACATTTTCTATGTTTAGGTGATGTGTGTCCATAAACTTTCAACACCACAAGTAGTTTTAGTTAGCCCTAATATTTAAAGGAAAACATCATACTACAAGGAGTCTTAATTTCATGAAATCTTTTTGCATAGTCACTTAAAATCTTGTCCATAGGCTCGGTTATGTTCACATACTCATGTTGCACTTCCATTTCAAAGTAAATTTTTGTATTTCTTAGAATTTCATTTGTAAAGATCATAATAGTTaaatataagagtaaattacaaaagAATGAAAGATTGGTCCATGAGACTTTttgattttggtccttatttctaAGATTGACATCACTTTTGGACTGAACACCGTAAAATTAAGAAACTAcaaggaatattttgtaatttactccatgttttttttattgaaattggTCTTATTTCAATGTTCCAAGGACCAAAATCGACATTGTGATTGTGAGGGATTAAAAGTttcataaaacaataaaataggggcaaaaatgttaaaaaaatatttcAAGTGAAAGCAGTCGAACAAAATCAACATCAACTAGCTTCCATTGCCAAATAAAGCTTGAATTATCATAAGAGTCTGACTATCAACAAAATAAACCATTCCAACTTTCAATCTTTAAAAAAACTCAAATGTTACAAATGAAGAACATTAGTAGGTTGAAGAATCGTGAATGTGCTAATGGCTTATGCAAGCAAGCACTTACCTTGATGCTACTCATGTCCAAACGGTGCCCAAGAAGTCGTGCAAGAATCAAACATTATGcaacaaaagggtattttggtcggtTAGCAATAATTTACGTTCTATTTCTTTTAACAGATTTATAGACCAAACTATTATAAACAACAAGGGAACTAATAACCAAATAAATGTAAACTCAATTAGATTAAATATACAAAACTTTAAACAAATAGTTACATGCATACACCCACGATCCATTGCAATTACCTATCTATTTTTCAATTAATAATGAACAAAAGTCATCAAGTTTTGAATTATAAAAAAACTATACAACATATTTCCAACAATAAATTTTAGACAGATTATTACCATTCATCATGAAGCAccaatttaattaatattattctcAATTTTTGACAAATAACTACGTTTTTTTAGAACAAATAAGAGATCAGTTACTTACAATGAAAATGATCCTTAAAGCCTTCATGCTTGGAATATTTGTTCTTTTCTCACAGCTCGATCCCGCAAAGCAAATTGTAAAAATATCATATATTGcctaaattaaataatattatgaatagAAACAAAGTATATTGcctaaatttgataaaaaaaaaagtaatgtaTGTTGTCGTTAcatgttatgctaaatcttaagTTATTCAATACATGAAAAGAACTCATGCTTGCTCTTCACAGATCCCATCCTGCAATAGCATCTATGCTCATACAAAAACTTACATGTCATCAAGAAAATCTTATCATCAAACAACTTAAAATCTACCAACACAGGGTGTGAAAGTAGAATAATACCCTTTGGGGTAAGGGATCTAGTTACTCAAACTGGACACCATAACTATCAAGATTGAAGAATGAATCACATACTCTGGCAATAATCATCTTAAATTGACAAATCTAAGACCTTTATAAAGTTTTGCAATCTGAAATATCACCATTCCAGATTAAAACACAATGAACTATAATCaaataattatatgttttttCTCCGTAGTTATGAGTTACATCTGATTCATTCCTTCTGTACacacaaaatataaaaaatatagagATTATCAATTACCTTTGATAAAGGTGAAATTAGGGTTCAACAATCCGATTTCACCAGCGGAAATCATCATGGTCATCGGTATTGGGTTCTTGTCAGCTAATAACCTTATATTTCCATCCTCGTCCATCCTCACATTCAACCACACCTGCGTCGTACACTCCATCACTCGATTTATGACCAAATTAAGTGTAAGAGACCTAGAAGTATGTTGGAGAACGACTCTTTGTATCAATCTGATTGGAAGGAAAAGCGGTGGGAGTGGGAACAAAGATGAGCAACCCCAATCTTGAGTCGATGCCTTCATCATCTTCATGAACTGAAGTTGTCTTAAGAGAGATGATTTTTCCAGTAGTTCTCAGCGCCGATGTACATTGTTGCTTCTTCCTGCTTTCATCTCGATCTCTTCCAAAACATAAATTTATCTTTGGGGGAGGTATAAACAGAGAGGAAAGCATATGAGCAAACGAAAGCAAACTGTGTATAAATTGAGACTGAGAAACATATAAaaaaaggcaaaaaaaaaaaggagaagTAGAAAAGAACGGTGGTGGAGGATGGGTATTTCCAAGCGCGATGAAGTTGGTGGAGGCTGAAGGTGCCAGCATCGATAGCTAAAGCTATAGCTTGAGGTCGTGTGTGGTATAACCGAAAAGAGGAAGTAAAAATTGGTGGTGACTGGTGGTTTGATCTCGGTGGCAGAATTCAAGAGAATAGTGGATAATCTCAACGGAGAAAAACAGAGAATATGGAAAGACTGAAGGCATCGCGCATCGCACCTGGTTTTACTTATATCAGAGTGTGTAATGAATTTTGTATCCACgattttatgtcattattcagCAGTGAATAAATGAAAAGTGACATGTTAaaactaaaatttgaatttactacagaaatacacatacataaatttataataaaaaaaataacattgtaatgaatatatgaataatcaaacgttagtattcatattaaaattagtttaacaatacatatatacaacATTAATTACAGAATAATAATATAAACATAGTGATTTTAAATCTTCACATTATTTACTAGtttttatttaaacttatatatatatatatatatatatatatatatatatatatatatatatatatatatatatatatatatatataggggagagctcaattgagaaaaaaagattgagaatgggggaattaTTCTCAGCTAATCATTTATTTTTGACGCAAAATCCTCCAACGTACCGGCGAAAGTGGGAAacgaatgcacatgtgttttccaacataacatatttccttaaactatgctaatcattaccttaatatatacaaaaacatagtttttttcattttttttttaatttttataagctatttttatcaaaaaatgattttaaatataccaaaattcatgattttttattctctacaaatagacatccatattgatatagttttaagataaaataattttttttttatattttcaactattgttattcataagtgaataaaaatgaatcaggtttttactacagtacaaTAGTTATTCAGTAattaataaaaactatgattaatttttttttacaatttaaatatcattcatatatgaatatagcatataataaacatagtatattcatatttaaatattagacgatgcattcacttatgaatattacatagtatattcacttgtgaatattagatggtatattcacttatgaatattagataatattttcatatctgaatattacatagtattacatggtatatcaaatgtgaatattacatagtatattcatttgtgaatattagatgatatattcccttatgaatattacacagtatattcacatatgaatattacacagtatattcacatatgaatattacaaggtattttcacaaatatatataatttttatatgttattcacatatgaataacatacagacttgcatatttgtttttttgttttaataatcatatactgagaaaacatattcatatatgaatataacgtggtaatttagttcatgcatttcatcaaacagttggagtgcatacaatttaactttttttaaaaatattaaaaacatgatattttgaccATTTAAATCTTATAaaatagtagattgatagagaattatatgaaatttttcaaaaaaaaaacgatttgatatttttctaacctcaattttcaagttttatttgataatcgatgttgaatgaatgatatgaagtggatttttgttgattatagatgatgttgatctaataacgctgggagtataattaatcatagatgttgaagatttgatcgtattcaagcacaattgaaggttgaattaaaagaaccaaaaacgaatttttgttgttaactgttgaatcgtgttgattattgaccaagatcgatgattgattagcactggatgatgttgatgatggtttaattgaagaaatctgaatgactgttgaaagttggagaagaaatttggatgatgaacgatgaatgggtttgaactacagatacgtatttgagattgaaggttgttctcatatttacaagtttgctaccgtgtctttttatgcttgaataaaatgagtgactgagaatgattccccaattctcaaccttttttattttctcaattgaactcacctctctctctctctctctctctctatatatatatatatatatatatatatatatatatatatatatatatatatatatatatatatatatcctccctaataaataaagaactttttgccacatgtcttcTTTTCTTTCATTTGAACACGTCATTTTTTAGAATTTtagaattttctattttccacttatcattttattgtattttttattttattaaaataaaatttcacatttaatatgtaaggtaacatatatgtaatgtatttattagaaatggtttatatatataat is part of the Lactuca sativa cultivar Salinas chromosome 7, Lsat_Salinas_v11, whole genome shotgun sequence genome and harbors:
- the LOC111913953 gene encoding uncharacterized protein LOC111913953; translation: MEFCPTYGMLLKYELPNLHLPARFFCPTCPYVGQIEQKVGSKESNVCPDCGHNKVAYIKFQTKPANEPLTINFTCEKCGKCWRED